The following proteins are co-located in the Gloeocapsa sp. PCC 7428 genome:
- the glnT gene encoding type III glutamate--ammonia ligase: MTTTLIRGKALAELAKELQLDFFLVSYTDLLGGTRAKLVPAAKITAVENDGACFAPFASNLGLGPDAHDIAAVPDPNSLIVLPWQPNVGWLASDVYLDGEPFAASPRVIFKQVLQQCENLGYSYKTGVEAEFFLLKKSEQGYKIADTQDTAVRPCYDQLNLMRQFKLISTLVGYMEELGWEPYQCDHEDANGQFEINWTYSDALTTCDRHVFFKYMVKTLAEQQGLTATFMPKPFSQLTGNGAHIHMSLWNDGQNIFADATEEMGLSNIAYEFLAGVLAHGRGLAALCSPTINSYRRIGATTTASGSTWSPRYISYGGNNRTHMIRIPEGGRFECRLVDGAANLYLALAGILAAGMEGMAKHLTAGKRLDENMFVRGLEFSDLPTLPTSLLEALQCLEKDSLLMQTLGEQAAKTFLDFKYHEWNSYNAQVTSWEVEQYVNC; this comes from the coding sequence GTGACGACAACCTTGATCCGAGGAAAAGCCCTAGCCGAGTTAGCCAAAGAATTACAACTCGATTTTTTTCTTGTATCTTACACCGATCTGTTAGGGGGAACCCGTGCTAAACTCGTTCCTGCCGCGAAAATTACAGCAGTAGAAAACGATGGAGCTTGCTTCGCGCCGTTTGCAAGTAATCTAGGTTTAGGACCTGACGCGCATGATATTGCGGCTGTACCCGATCCCAATTCGCTGATTGTGCTACCGTGGCAACCGAATGTTGGTTGGCTAGCAAGTGATGTGTACTTAGATGGCGAACCATTTGCCGCATCGCCGCGCGTCATTTTTAAGCAAGTGCTGCAACAGTGCGAAAATTTGGGTTACAGCTACAAAACCGGAGTCGAAGCTGAATTTTTCTTGCTTAAAAAAAGCGAACAAGGTTACAAAATTGCGGATACTCAAGACACTGCCGTACGACCTTGCTACGATCAGTTGAACTTGATGCGGCAATTTAAATTAATTTCCACACTCGTGGGATACATGGAAGAATTAGGCTGGGAACCGTATCAGTGCGATCATGAAGATGCAAACGGTCAATTTGAGATTAACTGGACGTATAGTGATGCATTGACGACGTGCGATCGCCATGTCTTTTTCAAGTACATGGTGAAAACTCTAGCAGAACAACAGGGCTTAACCGCCACATTCATGCCCAAACCCTTCAGCCAACTCACTGGAAACGGCGCACACATCCATATGAGTTTGTGGAATGACGGTCAAAATATCTTTGCCGACGCCACTGAAGAAATGGGATTATCAAATATAGCGTATGAATTTCTTGCTGGTGTTCTAGCGCATGGTCGTGGATTAGCGGCACTCTGTAGCCCAACGATTAACTCATACCGCCGGATTGGGGCAACAACAACCGCATCCGGTAGCACCTGGAGTCCCCGTTATATCTCTTATGGTGGAAACAATCGCACGCATATGATCCGCATTCCCGAAGGTGGGCGCTTTGAATGTCGTCTTGTCGATGGTGCAGCAAATCTTTATCTTGCCTTAGCAGGCATCTTAGCAGCAGGGATGGAAGGCATGGCAAAACATCTCACAGCAGGAAAACGCTTGGATGAAAATATGTTTGTGCGAGGTTTAGAATTTTCTGATTTACCAACTCTGCCAACAAGCTTACTCGAAGCACTACAATGCTTAGAAAAAGATTCTCTATTGATGCAAACTTTAGGAGAACAAGCCGCAAAAACTTTCCTCGATTTTAAATATCACGAGTGGAATAGTTACAACGCGCAAGTGACAAGCTGGGAGGTTGAGCAGTATGTTAACTGCTAA
- a CDS encoding helix-turn-helix domain-containing protein, with translation MAYYEFVPAIALADDIDAFWYFPQKEIPHCHRVLPDGCIDLIFRFQRSSWGGGITNPLLTVYGPTDRFKLVNIEPCTTFIGVRFKPGIAASYLGLSAVSLFQQEVMAQECSARFVNMFDRLCECTSVKQALSIFQNAVLKLKMTTVDDVPRRVREAVKLLCANERQMQISDVASVIGVSERTLRRDIVASVGLSPKMLAQILRFQSAIALLRSKKQLSLCNIALQNGYADQSHMTREFQAFSGLSPTAFIQQ, from the coding sequence ATGGCGTACTATGAATTTGTGCCTGCGATCGCACTTGCAGATGACATTGATGCCTTTTGGTACTTTCCCCAAAAAGAAATTCCCCATTGCCATCGCGTGTTACCGGACGGATGCATAGATCTGATTTTCCGCTTTCAGCGTTCAAGCTGGGGAGGTGGAATAACGAACCCACTTCTAACAGTTTATGGTCCCACAGACCGCTTTAAATTAGTCAATATTGAACCTTGTACCACTTTTATCGGAGTTCGCTTCAAGCCAGGTATAGCAGCTAGCTATTTAGGATTAAGCGCTGTGTCATTGTTTCAGCAAGAGGTTATGGCACAAGAGTGTTCTGCGCGGTTTGTCAATATGTTTGATAGACTTTGCGAGTGTACTTCGGTTAAGCAGGCTTTGAGTATTTTCCAAAATGCAGTCTTGAAGCTAAAAATGACGACTGTTGATGATGTTCCTAGGCGTGTTCGCGAAGCTGTAAAACTCCTTTGTGCCAATGAACGACAAATGCAGATATCTGATGTAGCATCTGTAATTGGTGTGAGTGAGAGAACACTGCGACGCGACATAGTTGCATCAGTAGGATTATCACCCAAAATGTTGGCACAGATACTGCGATTTCAAAGCGCGATCGCGCTGTTACGTTCCAAAAAGCAACTGAGTTTGTGCAACATTGCACTACAGAATGGTTATGCGGATCAATCACATATGACACGTGAATTTCAGGCTTTTTCTGGTTTGTCACCAACTGCTTTTATTCAGCAATAA
- a CDS encoding VOC family protein: MKFGYTIFYVPDVSAAVSFYEQAFGLSRRFVHESSQYAEMETGSTILAFASEEMAKSNGLTITPHRLENNAAAVEVAFITETIEEAFNQAIKAGAVAVKPIEVKPWGQTVGYVRDLNGVVVELCTPVL, from the coding sequence ATGAAGTTTGGATATACAATTTTTTATGTGCCAGATGTATCTGCTGCTGTTAGTTTTTATGAGCAGGCTTTTGGATTATCGCGCCGTTTTGTGCATGAGAGTTCGCAGTATGCAGAGATGGAAACTGGTTCGACAATACTTGCCTTTGCTTCAGAAGAGATGGCTAAAAGCAATGGTTTAACGATAACTCCTCACCGTTTAGAGAATAACGCGGCTGCTGTGGAAGTGGCATTTATCACTGAGACAATTGAGGAAGCTTTTAACCAAGCAATCAAAGCTGGTGCAGTAGCAGTTAAGCCAATAGAAGTGAAGCCTTGGGGACAAACCGTAGGCTATGTGCGTGACTTGAATGGAGTTGTTGTCGAGTTGTGTACGCCAGTTTTGTGA
- a CDS encoding Uma2 family endonuclease, with product MNRTANQLSLQEFLSLPDSDRYELVEGQLKPKMSPKYKHSTLQLQLLIALNQWCEQQKYGRVRPEWGVILQRQQKDWVPVPDLIYVSYERLPQAWNEDEPCPIVPELVIEIISPGQTFGEMTEKATDYLLAGVDQVWVVDTKARSVTVFERDSLPQTIRSHSSISVLPGFVLNVADLFDIV from the coding sequence ATGAATCGTACCGCAAATCAACTTAGCCTCCAAGAGTTTCTGTCTCTACCAGACAGCGATCGCTACGAGTTGGTGGAGGGACAGCTTAAACCCAAAATGTCACCCAAATACAAACATTCGACGTTGCAACTACAGCTATTAATAGCATTAAACCAATGGTGCGAGCAACAAAAATACGGTCGGGTTCGTCCTGAATGGGGTGTAATTTTACAACGACAGCAAAAAGATTGGGTTCCGGTTCCTGATCTGATTTATGTGTCCTACGAACGGCTACCCCAAGCGTGGAATGAAGATGAACCTTGTCCAATTGTACCAGAGTTAGTTATCGAAATTATCTCTCCTGGTCAAACCTTTGGGGAAATGACTGAGAAAGCAACCGACTATTTACTTGCTGGTGTAGACCAAGTTTGGGTGGTAGATACCAAAGCGCGATCTGTTACAGTTTTTGAGCGTGATTCTTTACCGCAAACGATTCGGAGTCATAGCTCAATTAGCGTACTACCAGGTTTTGTCTTAAATGTTGCTGATTTGTTTGATATAGTTTGA
- a CDS encoding GNAT family N-acetyltransferase, producing the protein MLAFPHLKTKRLLLRQAVQEDAEAIFAVFCDPQVTQFHNLDTFTHLDEAIAVIEQRAKGFESGRGIRWGIARKQDNRLIGSCGFTWNQEANAAEVGYELASQFWQQGMMSEALRAILLYGFEIIELEYVIAQVMLANVASQKLLQKLGFQRQGILQQHGFWKGQYHDLEQFVLTKAEFVAV; encoded by the coding sequence ATGCTCGCATTTCCCCATCTGAAAACAAAACGGTTGTTACTTCGCCAAGCAGTTCAAGAAGATGCTGAGGCAATATTTGCTGTGTTTTGCGATCCTCAAGTTACTCAATTTCATAACCTTGATACATTTACCCATCTTGACGAAGCAATTGCGGTCATTGAGCAACGGGCAAAAGGATTTGAAAGTGGGCGTGGTATTCGTTGGGGAATTGCGCGTAAACAAGACAACCGTTTGATTGGTTCGTGTGGATTCACATGGAATCAAGAAGCAAATGCAGCCGAGGTTGGCTATGAACTAGCTAGTCAGTTTTGGCAGCAAGGCATGATGAGTGAAGCTTTACGTGCGATCTTACTATACGGATTTGAAATTATAGAGCTAGAGTATGTTATTGCACAGGTTATGTTAGCGAATGTAGCCTCTCAAAAATTGTTGCAAAAATTAGGTTTTCAGCGTCAAGGTATATTGCAGCAGCATGGTTTTTGGAAAGGGCAGTACCATGACTTAGAGCAGTTTGTGTTGACAAAAGCTGAGTTTGTCGCTGTATGA
- a CDS encoding DUF3445 domain-containing protein, with amino-acid sequence MKPLYLPFADGQWRMAMGLKPLQLQQWIEIDEDFTEELNYKDQLLKEQYSDVCGCLPESQAGQQEVLELILEHLLQYFPNYYQQQGNYVVNKMTNQKWSLSNFTNNPLDLAGRLVQEDLCLMQLKDNEYILTAGSVCFPARWRLREKLGRPLVQIHDPVPGYAEKLEQPVNKFFDRLKPEFPEYRLNWGIVDSPELFLTQPHGFETFGADITAENAGEKLWLRVERQTLRRLPKSGSILFTIRTYVYSLKFVVRDRQIASQLAAVIQQIPPQMQIYKNILPIKNPLLAYLQRVAAF; translated from the coding sequence GTGAAACCTCTTTATTTACCCTTCGCAGATGGGCAATGGCGAATGGCAATGGGGCTAAAGCCTCTACAGTTGCAACAATGGATTGAGATTGACGAAGATTTTACGGAGGAATTGAACTACAAAGATCAGCTTCTCAAAGAACAATATTCAGATGTTTGCGGGTGTCTTCCCGAAAGTCAAGCAGGACAACAGGAAGTATTAGAACTCATATTAGAGCATTTATTGCAGTATTTCCCCAACTATTATCAGCAGCAAGGCAATTACGTCGTTAATAAAATGACTAATCAAAAGTGGAGTTTAAGTAATTTTACCAATAATCCACTTGATTTAGCTGGACGTTTGGTACAAGAAGATTTATGTTTAATGCAACTCAAAGATAATGAATATATCTTGACAGCTGGTTCAGTTTGCTTTCCAGCACGGTGGCGCTTACGGGAAAAGTTGGGGCGTCCTTTGGTACAGATTCACGATCCAGTTCCTGGTTATGCTGAAAAGTTAGAGCAACCTGTGAATAAGTTCTTCGATCGCCTTAAACCAGAATTTCCTGAATATCGTCTGAATTGGGGTATTGTTGACTCTCCTGAGTTGTTTCTCACACAGCCGCATGGTTTTGAAACCTTTGGTGCAGATATTACTGCTGAAAACGCAGGAGAGAAGTTGTGGTTAAGAGTCGAGCGGCAAACTCTGCGGCGATTACCTAAGAGTGGCAGTATCTTATTTACAATTCGTACTTACGTGTATTCATTAAAGTTTGTTGTACGCGATCGCCAAATCGCATCGCAACTAGCCGCAGTCATTCAGCAAATTCCGCCCCAAATGCAGATTTATAAAAATATTTTGCCTATTAAGAATCCACTTTTAGCTTATTTGCAGCGAGTAGCAGCTTTTTAG